A single window of Nicotiana tomentosiformis chromosome 1, ASM39032v3, whole genome shotgun sequence DNA harbors:
- the LOC138906243 gene encoding uncharacterized protein translates to MADASMLKLYSDNRGASLGSILPRARRGVPPQIYHPSRAPLGPPAILPAPAATPPPQPARDGGRGDRGCPRGGGQARHYALLAHSEAIALDSVITGIVLVCHRDASILFDPGSTYSYVSSYFAPHLRISQDSLSSPIYVSTLVGDSLIVDCVYRSCLIALSGFETRADLLLLSMVDFDVILGMDWLSPHYDILDCHAKIMTLAMPVLPRLEWRSTLEYTPRRVISFLKAQRMVEKGYDAYLAYVRDVSIDTHTVESVPVVRDFPDVFPADLLGIPPDRDIDFGIDLLPGTQPISIPPYRMAPSELKELKEQLQELLDKGFIRPSASPWGAPVLYVKKRDGSMRMCIDYRQLNKLRDSELDIPKTAFRTRYGHYEFLVMSFGLTNAPAAFMHLMHGVFRPYLDSFVIVFIDNILVYSRSREDHEQHLRTVLQTLREKKLYAKFSKCEFWLVMPKKATTTQKGKSMADETIHQAPRVTRARGESHSETPSQTSHTLPSPEDIRGAPAPVPPATQPDGPDPNKDPQVFIDRMQRTLRVIKATATESIEIASYRLQDVVVNWYESWELSRGEDALPAVWQEFTEDFLCHYLPPELRRARVDMFLTLRQGHIMRDCSTRGSTGIVQPAGYVAGSSSSVRPPGKGSQAPAGHGRGRSGASISSDPQNRVYALTGRQDQESSPDVVTGFTLSYVTQLVSSKFGIKPELIKPFEVSTPVGNPVIARRVYKDCIVVVHSSSTVADLIEIDMVKVDIIMGMDWLASCYANVDCRSKMVRFQFPGESVLEWKGNTALPRDSGDTGVTIQDTTTSSLVTEVKERQYKDHVLSHYRDTTPQKEKTTFEIVGDRVLRYRGRLCVPNVAGLRQQNDIAEFVAQCPNCQQIKIEHQKPG, encoded by the exons atattgcccagagccaggaggggtgtacctccacagATTTATCATCCCTCAcgtgctccactgggtcctccggccattcttccagcaccagctgccaccccacctcctcagccagctcgagatgGAGGTCGGGGAGatcgaggttgccctagagggggaggccaggccaggcaCTATGCCCTTCTAGCCCATTCAGAGGCCATTGCtttagattcagtcatcacaggtatcgtccttgtctgtcatagggatgcatcaatattatttgacccaggctctacgtattcatatgtgtcttcttattttgctccacatttgaggatatctcaggattctttgagttcccctatttatgtatctactcttgtgggagattctctcattgtggactgcgtatatcggtcgtgtttgattgctcttagtggttttgagaccagagccgatttgttattactcagtatggtagattttgatgttatcttgggcatggactggttgtcgccccattatgacattcttgattgtcacgctaagatcatgacgctggctatgccagttttgccgagattagagtggagaagtaccttagagtatactccccgcagggtcatttcatttcttaaggctcaacgaatggttgagaaagggtatgatgcgtatttggcctatgtgagagacgttagtattgatactcatacagtcgagtcagttccagtagtgagggactttccagatgtgtttccagctgatcttctgggtataccgcccgatagagatattgatttcggcattgatttgttgccgggcactcagcccatttctattcctccctaccgtatggctccttctgagttgaaggagttgaaggagcagttgcaggagttgcttgataagggtttcatcaggcccagtgcatcaccttggggtgctccggtcttatatGTGAAGAAGagggatggttctatgcgtatgtgtattgattatcggcagctgaacaag ttacggg attcggagctggatatcccgaagactgctttcagaaccagatatggtcactatgagtttcttgtcatgtcatttgggttgaccaatgccccagcagcctttatgcatttgatgcacggTGTATTCcgaccttatcttgattccttcgtcattgtgtttattgataacatcctggtatattcccggtctcgggaagatcatgagcagcacctgaggaccgtgcttcagactttgagggagaagaaattgtatgcaaaattttctaagtgtgaattctggcttg TgatgcccaagaaggctacaaccacccagaagggcaagtccatGGCTGATGAGACTATACATCAAGcaccacgagttaccagggctcggggagagtcgcatagtgagactccatctcagacttcacataccctaccCTCTCCAGAGGAtatccgaggggcaccagctccagtaCCCCCAGCTACTCAGCCAGATGGACCAG ATCCAAacaaggaccctcaggtatttattgataggatgcagaggactttgagggtaataaaggccactgcgactgagtcaaTTGAgatagcttcctatagacttcaggatgttgtagttaattggtacgagtcttgggagttgtccagaggtgaggatgcccttccagcagtatggcaggagtttacagaggATTTTCTTTgtcattatttgccaccagagcttagaagGGCCAGAGTTGATATGTTCTTGACActtcggcagg gccacattatgagagattgttcgACGAGAGGTAGTACAGGTATAGTTCAGCCAGCGGGATATGTAGCTGGTTCATCgtcatcagtacgcccccctgGGAAAGGTTCACAGGCACCAGCCGGTCatggtagaggcagaagtggagcatctaTCTCGAGCGATCCTCAGAACCGCGTTTATGCATTAACGggtcgacaggatcaggagtcatcacctgatgttgttacag gtttcACCTTATCGTATGTCACTCAATTGGTCTCTAGCAAGTTTGGGATAAaacctgagttgattaaaccttttgaggtgtctacacctgttgggaatccagtgatagctagacgggtatataaAGATTGTATAGTAGTAGTCCATAGTAGTTCTACAGTAGCGGACTTGATTGAGATAGATATGGTAAAAGTTGatattataatgggtatggattggttggcttcttgttatgctaacgttgattgtagatcaaagatggttcggttccaATTTCCAGGGGAGTCagttctagagtggaaaggtaatactgcattgccgagag atTCAGGTGATACTGGAGTAACTATTCAGGATacaacaacatcctctttagtaactgaagtgaaggaacgccagtataaAGATCATGTGCTATctcattacagagatacaacccctcagaaAGAGAAGACAACATTTGAGATTGTAGGAGAtagagtcctcagatatcgaggtcgattatgtgttcctaatgtggcagggctacgccagcag aatgatatagcagagtttgttgctcaatgccctaattgtcagcagatTAAGATTGAACATCAGAAACCCGGttga